From the genome of Cognaticolwellia beringensis, one region includes:
- a CDS encoding lytic murein transglycosylase, producing MTSSNPLVKQVITFFNYRKFLTTCAFLPIIANATIADENFNQCKVNLAERAKTAGFSSYITETVINNISPIERVIALDKKQPEFTQTFEQYIKARVSAYHERVGKQKLEQNKVLFDKLEQKYGVPRQYLVSFWGLETVFGKHKGKMSVLNSLATLACDQRRSEFFTLELLNLFTLIETEKVSVEQLQGSWAGAMGHMQFMPTAFLKYAVDGDNDGKVDIWQSEADALTTAANYLNQIGWQAKERWGREVKLPENFAFEKVAFDQYYPLSYFQKLGVKKINKQALSTYDIQAELYLPSGHKGPAFLLYPNFNVIMTWNLSKSYALSVGILANKLVGANGLEFLQTEQANVNRYSFAEMKNLQSQLNTLGFETGKPDGIWGPKSRDAIRSFQLKHQLIADGYPNKELFTKINLVISETDSVMPNVDKQS from the coding sequence ATGACCTCGTCAAACCCGCTTGTTAAGCAAGTAATCACTTTTTTTAATTACCGAAAGTTTCTCACCACCTGCGCATTTCTTCCTATTATTGCCAACGCAACAATTGCCGACGAAAATTTTAACCAGTGCAAAGTTAACTTAGCAGAACGAGCTAAAACCGCAGGGTTTTCTAGCTATATCACCGAAACCGTTATTAATAATATCTCCCCTATTGAGCGCGTGATCGCATTAGATAAAAAACAACCCGAATTCACCCAGACCTTTGAACAATATATTAAGGCCAGAGTGAGTGCTTACCATGAGCGAGTTGGTAAGCAGAAGCTAGAACAAAACAAAGTGCTATTTGATAAATTAGAACAAAAATACGGTGTTCCACGCCAATACCTAGTATCGTTTTGGGGTTTAGAAACAGTATTTGGTAAGCACAAAGGTAAAATGTCAGTACTTAATTCGCTCGCAACCCTGGCATGTGATCAACGTCGTAGCGAGTTTTTCACCCTAGAATTATTAAACTTGTTTACCTTAATTGAAACGGAAAAAGTATCTGTTGAACAACTACAAGGCTCTTGGGCGGGAGCCATGGGGCATATGCAATTTATGCCAACCGCGTTCTTAAAATATGCAGTTGATGGTGACAATGATGGCAAAGTAGATATTTGGCAAAGTGAAGCTGACGCATTAACCACAGCGGCCAATTACTTAAATCAAATAGGTTGGCAAGCAAAAGAACGCTGGGGTAGAGAAGTTAAATTACCGGAAAATTTTGCCTTTGAGAAAGTGGCTTTTGACCAATATTACCCACTGAGTTATTTTCAAAAGTTAGGGGTGAAAAAAATCAACAAACAAGCATTATCTACTTATGATATTCAAGCAGAGCTTTATCTCCCTTCTGGTCACAAAGGGCCCGCATTTTTACTGTACCCTAATTTTAATGTCATTATGACGTGGAATCTTTCAAAAAGTTATGCACTATCCGTCGGTATATTAGCGAATAAATTAGTCGGCGCGAACGGACTTGAGTTTTTGCAAACAGAGCAAGCTAATGTAAACCGTTATAGTTTTGCAGAGATGAAAAATCTACAAAGCCAACTCAATACTTTAGGTTTTGAAACAGGTAAACCCGATGGTATTTGGGGACCCAAAAGCCGAGATGCTATTCGCTCATTTCAGCTAAAACATCAACTGATTGCTGATGGATACCCAAATAAAGAACTGTTTACAAAAATTAACTTAGTCATAAGTGAAACTGATTCAGTAATGCCAAATGTCGATAAACAGAGTTAA
- a CDS encoding phytanoyl-CoA dioxygenase family protein: MLENKCQLLSNYDEQGYFVIRNYFNDSEIAQLRAVVLKFHQLWQQDNATFYQEEAFNSSLITGSEYLSSDDRVKLFNFISSKKVMNVVESVIVNNPAFMNTQLFFNPVNPAQKDFWHRDCQYDHDIEGQKVAIQETQVLHLRVPLFDELGMELVPESHKRWDSEEEFNVRQEEKGKVSSDDLSTGKKISLAAGDLLVFSADMIHRGLYGLDRLALDILVFDSAGDFADYVDDDCLPDNAMLAKIDDPRLFINTINLKSAG; this comes from the coding sequence ATGTTAGAAAATAAGTGTCAATTGCTGAGTAATTATGACGAGCAAGGTTACTTTGTTATTCGGAATTATTTCAACGACTCTGAAATAGCCCAACTTAGAGCCGTAGTATTAAAGTTTCATCAATTATGGCAACAAGACAATGCAACGTTTTATCAAGAGGAAGCCTTTAACTCTTCTTTAATTACCGGCAGTGAATATTTATCGAGTGATGACCGAGTGAAGTTGTTTAACTTTATTAGCTCGAAAAAAGTCATGAATGTTGTTGAGTCGGTCATCGTCAATAATCCTGCCTTTATGAATACTCAGCTATTTTTTAATCCGGTTAATCCTGCACAGAAAGATTTTTGGCATCGTGATTGCCAGTATGACCATGACATTGAAGGACAGAAGGTTGCTATACAAGAAACACAAGTATTGCATCTGCGAGTACCTTTATTCGATGAATTGGGTATGGAACTTGTGCCTGAAAGCCATAAGCGTTGGGATAGCGAGGAAGAATTTAATGTCCGACAAGAAGAAAAGGGCAAAGTCAGTAGTGATGACTTATCTACCGGTAAAAAAATAAGCTTAGCCGCAGGCGATTTATTAGTGTTTTCAGCCGATATGATTCATCGAGGCTTGTATGGTTTAGACCGATTAGCGTTAGATATTTTAGTATTCGATTCAGCCGGTGATTTTGCAGACTATGTTGATGATGATTGTTTGCCGGATAATGCTATGTTGGCTAAAATAGATGATCCAAGACTATTTATTAATACAATTAACTTGAAGTCGGCAGGCTGA